DNA sequence from the Littorina saxatilis isolate snail1 linkage group LG9, US_GU_Lsax_2.0, whole genome shotgun sequence genome:
cacacacacacacacttctaccTGCAGATAAGTAATGTCAAACGCATTGCAAAGTTTATATCAAATGATCATGGATTATGTTCAGCACCTTGATGTAAGAGTCTTGCTTTTTTTCCAGTGCCTTTCATGGAGGTTGTGGTCACAGACAACACAGCTACCATGCCTACAGTGCAGACATTGGAAGGACAAGCTGCAGTCAACACTCACAGGGATatctggctgaaacaagagatacagacaccagtaacacagactgcagtcagcactcacagtgatacctggctgaaacaagagatacagacaccagaaacacagactgcagtcagcactcacagtgatacctggctgaaacaagagatagagacaccagcaacacagactgcagtcagcacttacagtgatacctggctgaaacaagagatacagacaccaagaacacagactgcagtcagcactcacagtgatacctggctgaaacaagagacacagacaccagaaatacagactgcagtcagcacttacagtgatacctggctgaaacaagagatacagacaccagcaACACAGGCTGCAGTCAACACTCCCAGCGATACCTGCCTGAAACAAGaaatacagacaccagaaacacagactgcagtcagcactcacagtgatacctggctgaaacaagagacacagacaccagaaacacagactgcagtcagcacttacagtgatacctggctgaaacaagagatacagacaccagcaACACAGGCTGCAGTCAACACTCCCAGCGATACCTGCCTGAAACAAGaaatacagacaccagaaacacagactgcagtcagcatGTTAACCCATACAGGAGAGAGAAAACATGTATgtgcagagtgtgatgctaagtTCACACGGTTTAgtaatttgaagcaacacatgttaacacatacaggagagaaaaaacatgcatgtacagtgTGTGATGCTAAGTTCACACGGTTTAATagtttgaagcaacacatggtgagacatacaggggagaaaaaacatgcttgtgcagagtgtgatgctaagtTTGCAGTGTCTTgtaatttgaagcgacacatgttaacccatacaggagagaaaaaacatgcttgtacagagtgtgatgctaggttcacagAGTCTGgtaatttgaagcaacacatggtgagacatacaggggagaaaaaacatgcttgtgcagagtgtgatgctaagtTTGCAGTGTCTTgtaatttgaagcgacacatgttaacccatacaggagagaaaaaacatgcttgtacagagtgtgatgctaggttcacagagtctggtcatttgaagcgacacatgttaacacatacaggagagaaaaaacatgcatgtacagtgtttgatgCTAGGTTCAAAGCGTATGGTACTTTGAAGggacacatgttgacacatacaggagagaaaaaacatgcctGTACAgtgtgtgatgctaggttcaaaGTGTCTGGTACTTTGAAGgcacacatgttgacacatacaggagagaaaaaacatgcctGTACAgtgtgtgatgctaggttcaaaGTGTCTGGTACTTTGAAGgcacacatgttgacacatacaggagagaaaaaacatgcatgtacagactGTGATGCTAAGTTTTCACAGTCTTATCAATTGAAGCGACACATGGTAacccatacaggagagaaaaaacatgcttgtaccgagtgtgatgctaggttcataGTGTCAGGTCAgctgaagcgacacatgttaacacatacaggagaaaaaaaacatgcatgtacaatGTGTGATGCTAAGTTCATAGAGTTTAgtcatttgaagcaacacatggtgagacatacaggggagaaaaaacatgcatgtacagagtgtgatgctaggttcacacagtctggtactttgaagcgacacatgttaacacatacaggagagaaaagacATGCTTGTACAgtgtgtgatgctaggttcacacagtctggtcatttgaagcaacacatgttgaaacatacaggggagagaaaacatgcatgtacagtgtgtgatgctaggttcacacagtctggtactttgaagcaacacatggtgAGACATTCAGGggagaaaaaacatgcatgtacagagtgtgatgctaggttcataCAGTTTAgtgatttgaagcaacacatggtgAGACATACAGGTGAGAAAAGACATGCTGTACAGTGTGTGATGCTAAGTTTACACGGTACTGGAGTTTGAAGCAACATATGCTGAGACACaggatacaaaaacaagaagtgcatgtacagagtgtgagtGTTGCTTCACACAGACTGGTacatcaacaagtcgcgtaaggcgaaaatacaacatttagtcaagtagctgtcgaactcacagaatgaaactgaacgcaatgcaacacaGTAAGACCGTattctcgtagcatcgtcagtccaccgctcatgacaaaggcagtgaaattgacaagaagagcggggtagtagttgcgctgagaaggatagcacgcttttctgtacctctcttcgttttaactttctgagcgtgtttttaatccaaacatatcatatctatatgtttttggaatcaggaaccgacaaggaataagatgaaagtaattTTGGAACAGATTTATCTTGTTTTAATTCAATTATTGGTCCTAAAAAGTTTAAAGGGTTAGATAGTCTTCAGTCCTCCTTCTGGAGCAAAGTACTGCGAGTCTGGTTGGAACATAATACACTGCACTCTCCTTCATCTCTGAAGATGGCATGCATATGGAATAATGTCGatataaaatatcaaaataatgtaatttattttgacaactgggcaaaaaaggaataacacatgtcaatgaccttttagaaaacaattccattttgtcatttcaaaatgtacagaacttaattggtacttcaccagaactctatttacagtacattgttgttcactcggcgttgtctcgttatttaaaaaacaataCGGATTATGTATATGCTGTTACTGAAGAATTTtcgaaattgtattttaatgataaagttatgttaaaagctagagactttcgaaattttatgacaaatatgaaatatagtccaccctgctgtgttcgattttggctgaacaaacttggtattaatattgaagaaaaagtttggctcaatgcaaaagagacaacaacagaaaccagactaaaagaattacagtggaagatattacacaatatatacccaaccaatattcttctcttaaaaatgggactcacaaataatgataaatgtccatattgtattgaacaagttgattatattgaacatttctttttctattgcagtaaaattcaccatttgtggaagcatgttgaaacattgttttacgatcgatataacatagcaattattttacaagcaacagatgtcctgatttgtgtgcaagataagaatggtttgacacatgatatgtttaagtatcttacctatttaatcttgattggaaaaatgtgtataagtaaatttagatatgggacaccccttgaaatattatttatttttcaaagggaTTTAACCCTCAGGGGACTGGTATAAAACAAGTGTAAGTTTAAATTGAGGGtttgaaataataatatttAGAGACTGTTATTTATGGGATAGAAATGTATGAtaaggaataaatttatgttatgattatttttatttatttacttaaacatattagtttactgataaagtttgttgatttaaaaatgtacacatttgactgagaaaagaaaagtcctatgaagaaggtttgctccaagccacacacgaaaaagaaaaaaaaaaaggcaaaaaaaataattgtagtagcaaacctgcatgcaactgaggttaaaaaaaaaaaaaaaaaaaaaaaaaaaagatgaaagtgtATTGAtatggacaatttaattttgatactaatttttatatttttaattttcagagcttgtttttaatccaaatataacatatttatatgtttttggaagaaaaaaaaatgataaagaataagataaacgtaaatttgaatcgttttataaaaatatattttttttacaattttcagatttttaatgaccaaactcactcattagtttttaagccaccaagctgaaatgcaataccaaaccccggccttcgtcgaacattacttgaccaaaatttcaatcaatttaattgaaaaataagggtgtgacagtgccgcctcaacttttacaaaaagccggatatgaggtCATAAAAGAcatctatcgaaaaaatgaaaaacacgtctggggatttcatacccaggaactctcatgtcaaatttcataaagatcggtccagtagtttagtctgaatcgctctacacacacacacagacagacagacagacagacacacatacaccacgaccctcgtctcgattcccccctctacgttaaaacatttagtcaaaacttgactaaatgtaaaaacgcacATGTTGAGAAATACAGCAGAAGATACAAagtgcatgtacagagtgtgaacTGTGATGATAGGATTTCAAGGTACGGTGATATGAGGAGACACATGTTGGCACATACATAcaggagaagaaaacaagtcgcgtaagcaccccccgcgggttagggggagtcccatattggttgggacgagaaagaacttgactaaatgtaaaaacgtatGCACGGGGTGTGGTGTGCAGTTTACCCAGTCTGACCCTTTGAAgtgacacatgttaacacatacatcTCAGCAAAATAGATGCATTGACAGGTTATGATGCTCGATTTAAAGCAACACATGTTCACCATACAAAGCTCATGCGAGCCTGTTTGCTAAAATGGCTGGTGGATATCGATTTGAATGTTATGGAATTGAAATGTGATTGACTGAGTCAGATAGCATTTAGTAATAGCAATGAAAAAGTGAGTACCATATATAGGAAATTGTCCTCCCTGGCTGGTCAAATGTCTTTAGATAATTGCTCTGGCAGACTTCCTTGAAGATGTATTATCTTCCTGTTTGAGTGACCACAAAACATGTCATAGTTTGGCCATTTGTATTTTTTGCATAgttgtatatatatttgtaatattgtgtgtgtgtgtgcgtatgtgtgagtgtgtttgtgtgtgtgtgtgtttgtgtgtgtgtgtgtgtgtttgtgtatgtctatgtgtgtgtgtttgtgtgtgtatgtgtgtgtgtgttagtgaattCAACTTACACTCACGATTgccgctcccatggggtcgccttcacgcggtgGGAGTGTTATcaccaagctaccccacccctttatttctcttcttttgtcttatttctgccttaccagtcctttcacctatatttccttccaagaaaactctccctactattccctgcagttttccaattcttttcttgttgtcttatttctacctgactggatccatcacctttatttcacttaccaaaagtcttcttttccacatccttatttctctgcaccccgcatgtcgtatgaggcgactaacggattctgtttctcctttaacccttgttaagtggttcttgtatagaatatagtcaatgtttgtaaagattttagtcaagcagtatgtaagaaatgtttagtcctttgtactggaaacttgcattctcccagtaaggtcatatattgtactacgttgcaagcccctggagcaattttttgattagtgcttttgtgaacaagaaacacttaacaagtggctctatcccatctcccccctttcccctatcccatctcccccctttccctcgtcgcgatataaccttcgtggttgaaaacgacgttaaacaccaaataaagaaagaaagaactcacGATTGCCACTCACCAAGCATCGAAAACCAGCAGTCCACACGTACCCTCTGCCACCAGGTCACATCAAGCATAAAAACATACAGCCAATACTGTGGTCTCAACACTGTTTTATTCTTTAACGTTATAACTCACTAGAACACTCGCTGGTATGTTATAAAGACGCTAAGTCTAGCTATAGTTTAATGTGGCGTCTTTAGTGAATTTCTTGTCTCAACGTTTGATGGTATTTCGGGAACattcaattacggctttgtataaaTATGTAACTAAAtaaaaaactgtttaaaaaaacatttaaagaaaACCTTAATTATTCTCATAGCGGGTTTTTTTAAACCCACAATGGGGAGAGAAAAACACGGGGATACTTCTGACATCATGAACTGAACTAAAgcaggggcttattgtccgtcaggtctaatTACCTGTGTTGGACATGAATTTTGAATATGATTGAGCTGACATCATGAACTGAACTAAAgtaggggcttattgtccgtcaggtctaatTACCTGTGTTGGACATGAATTTTGAATATGATTGAGCTGACATCATGAACTGAACTAAAgtaggggcttattgtccgtcaggtctaatTACCTGTGTTGGACATGAATTTTGAATATGATTGAGCTGACATCATCATACGTATTAAGACCTATGTTGCCCTATAAGGTCTGCATCAGGTGGCTGACCTCTGACCCGGACATCACATGACTGACCGAGCCAGGTACCTCCCGCATTGTTCTTCAAAGATATGGTTTATGTTCTGGTTTGTGATGAAGTACTTGTACGAGAAGGATGATGTCACACCGCCTCAGTTGAGGTCTGACGggtcaacatgggtcaccctgtatagtggcagtcagcatgggtcaccctgtatagtggctgtcaacatgtgtcaccctgtatagtggctgtcaacatgggtcaccctgtatagtggcagtcaacatgggtcaacttgtatagtggcagtcaacatgggtcaccctgtatagtggcagtcaatatgggtcaccctgtatagtggcagtcagcgagggtcaccctgtataatgGCAGTCAAGATGGGTCACCTtgtatagtggctgtcaacatgagtcaccctgtatagtggcagtcaacattAGTCACCCTGTATGGAGGTCTCCCTTTTGCGTACTTCGGAGCGGTGTCACGTGATACGCAGAAATGGTTTGGAGGGCAAGAAGCGGAACGGCTAGCGTCAGTGCGCCGCTCGATGATTCGggagtgtgtgcatgagttttcattttgttattattcaagaacttgtagttctatttctaactttgtatgtttatgtgtgaagctctttagttttagattacctattatttctgcttcagtgtgtgtgagttttcatttcattgttattcgagaaatggtatttctaactttgtatgtttatgtttggagaagcgattcttttttcctttttgggatcaagtctggtgtctgctttagtgcttactttgatattaccttagaacatttattgtgaacctgtaaatgtgtaatgtgtgtgtgtgttttttgttcttcttttttattttttctatttctttagtgctgctgaagacagtaactaaaaatttccctgaattcagtgttacgtgttttttgtttttaatttttatatatatatgttgacaatgacagttcagttaaataaagcgttgaacacattatatgtattttaatttttaccaatctgtcactctgtgaatgtgaagctggtgtgagtgtgatatttaacacattacttttgatttgtacctaatctctgcctttgttagctccagtaggtgtgttttcaacagttttgttcaattttgtgaaacgttactgttttgagacaaaccagacacatatttttccgtttaGGACAGCTGGGCTCAACATATTAATTTTGTTGACTAAACAAAGGAGCcattacacagatacacactcattctgacaatcactcaccagattcttcacaattaagaaatgtctcagataagacacacgcaagcttaaaaaaaaaaagtcttaagaacaaaaacgttacggcaacaacaatgtatttattagttcttactaaaatcacatgcttcaattaaaaaaagcataaactatacagacatgctaaccagcattgattaaggcacacacttgagtcaaaaagctatggcattaaCATAAGCCGTGTTGAATCTTGTTTCAAACTGCACATTTCAGTCAAAAAGCGAGTGAATCGGTGTTTCAATCATTAGCAAAATTAATACTGCTGTTGAGGTTTGGAATCAATGAACAATAACTGTTCACACATCAATACTGTCAaagtgtaaaaagaaaagaactgtacaTGCACCCACATACTAAGCATCATATCTCAAGATCAAATAAGGAACAGTGTTGAGCCCTtgaaaatgttttcaataataCACACTTCATTcagaaagcaaaaacaaaaaagtaactACACACATTCCTGCCAGCACAAATCAGATAGATACATAAGTAAAATTAATACTGTTTTTCTGGTTTGTCATCCACAGAAGTTATGTTTCTGTTTTAAAGCACACACTTGTCAAGGTATTTATTAGTTCTTACTAAAATCACATGCTTAAATAAAAAATCATAAACTGTAAAGACATGCTAACCAGCACtgattaaggcacacacttcagtcaaaaagctatggcatcaacataagcagtgttgaatctgtttcaaattgcacacttcagtcaaaaagctatggcatcaacatgaacagtgttgaatctgtttcaaattgcacacttcagtcaaaaagctatggcatcaacatgcatgcacagtgttgaatctgtttcaaattgcacacttcagtcaaaaagcaCATCTCAGACAATAAGTGAATTAGTGTTTCCAATCATTAGCCAAATTAATACTGCTGTTGAGGGTTAGAATCAATG
Encoded proteins:
- the LOC138976756 gene encoding zinc finger protein 665-like, giving the protein MPSHRNCCIVGCHTTAGKCRGLSFLSIPKAGKSPSADKWRAELIRVIDRCDSSFNSENACICSRHFEEKDLKRAPSGRCRGLVQGSLPVHWMPRKSIETRKTTRPEPETPQHFLRPATCPCSQTLTGIVYSHAADILQAPVHSESSAWNSEQPGIVRGREQSGFINTLNCEQSEVGASRNSMEEGDTGIVSDVKIEIDVAEDMPQCCYRAQQLQYVPFMEVVVTDNTATMPTVQTLEGQAAVNTHRDIWLKQEIQTPVTQTAVSTHSDTWLKQEIQTPETQTAVSTHSDTWLKQEIETPATQTAVSTYSDTWLKQEIQTPRTQTAVSTHSDTWLKQETQTPEIQTAVSTYSDTWLKQEIQTPATQAAVNTPSDTCLKQEIQTPETQTAVSTHSDTWLKQETQTPETQTAVSTYSDTWLKQEIQTPATQAAVNTPSDTCLKQEIQTPETQTAVSMLTHTGERKHVCAECDAKFTRFSNLKQHMLTHTGEKKHACTVCDAKFTRFNSLKQHMVRHTGEKKHACAECDAKFAVSCNLKRHMLTHTGEKKHACTECDARFTESGNLKQHMVRHTGEKKHACAECDAKFAVSCNLKRHMLTHTGEKKHACTECDARFTESGHLKRHMLTHTGEKKHACTVFDARFKAYGTLKGHMLTHTGEKKHACTVCDARFKVSGTLKAHMLTHTGEKKHACTVCDARFKVSGTLKAHMLTHTGEKKHACTDCDAKFSQSYQLKRHMVTHTGEKKHACTECDARFIVSGQLKRHMLTHTGEKKHACTMCDAKFIEFSHLKQHMVRHTGEKKHACTECDARFTQSGTLKRHMLTHTGEKRHACTVCDARFTQSGHLKQHMLKHTGERKHACTVCDARFTQSGTLKQHMVRHSGEKKHACTECDARFIQFSDLKQHMVRHTGEKRHAVQCVMLSLHGTGV